The following are encoded together in the Xiphophorus hellerii strain 12219 chromosome 3, Xiphophorus_hellerii-4.1, whole genome shotgun sequence genome:
- the l3mbtl1b gene encoding lethal(3)malignant brain tumor-like protein 4 yields the protein MTDTPPSDGPSQGAEFDMMGALDWKDGIATLPGSDIRFRMTEFGTLEIVTDVEVKGQEAEANRETLNPVPSHTPTPPPEVQSQASTATALVNRSKPVSSQAKEGDPGMEVGPRVKAASGTDPGPNGELLRCRSCGGPVSRNALIEGKYCSSCVQPSSGRSSPAEARDSQAVEGERLGKRVRKKRKIYMDSGDEEDDNQEEPEEKAKSTKGRRGAKMAKLVPATPNKKRAWSWPAYLEEGRTIAAPVKLFKEHQSFPQSRNSFKVGMKLEGLDPSHPSLFCVLTVAEIQGYRVRLHFDGYPECYDFWANADSWDLKPAGWCEKNGHKLLLPKGCKEGEFNWSTYVKNCRGQLAPKHLFKSLNTSVTPSGFRAGMKLEAADRKNPSQICVATIAAVVDNRLLIHFDSLDDTHDYWCDASSPYIHPVGFCEEAQLTLITPPEHKDPKNFSWEKYMEEAGAQAAPARAFKPRPPHGFQVGMKVEAVDKRNPMLIRVATIADTEDHRLKIHFDGWNMDYDYWVETDCPDLHPVGWCQKTGHPLQHPNSTSDLLPAPGQGCPTPGCNGVGHIRGPRYGTHYTQVSCPYSEVNLNKEGLLPDRLGGERPLVLSGPPARGRRPDPHSNNPTQTTVAPAQSEPLLDPQSRKPAPVEAEHSECNNQSEPLGGANEQSHNGTRPKRMAPLPKYLKMHYVKDEISDGKSSPETISLQQALHESVFPPGISASPPHRVALCWDKHCQLLPEVLGLTAKRVATWSAEEVAGFVKGLPGCKEHAATFKTEQIDGEAFLLLTQADIVKILSIKLGPALKIYNSILMLKNADEE from the exons ATGACTGACACTCCACCCAGTGATGGACCCTCCCAGGGAGCTGAGTTTGACATGATGGGAGCTCTGGACTGGAAGGATGGTATTGCTACACTTCCAGGCAGTGATATCAGG TTCCGCATGACAGAGTTTGGTACCCTTGAGATTGTCACAGACGTAGAGGTCAAAGGGCAGGAGGCAGAGGCTAATCGTGAGACCTTGAACCCAGTGCCGTCTCACACTCCCACCCCTCCACCCGAAGTCCAGTCACAGGCCAGCACGGCCACAGCTCTGGTCAATCGGAGCAAACCGGTCTCATCTCAAGCTAAAG aggGGGACCCTGGCATGGAGGTTGGCCCCAGGGTTAAAGCTGCTTCTGGTACAGATCCGGGTCCAAACGGGGAGCTGTTAAGGTGTCGGTCCTGTGGTGGACCCGTTTCTAGGAACGCCCTTATAGAGGGAAAATACTGTAGCTCTTGTGTTCAGCCTTCAAGCggcag atcTTCTCCAGCAGAAGCCCGTGACAGTCAGGCAGTGGAGGGTGAGCGACTGGGGAAACGTGTtcggaaaaagaggaagatctACATGGATTCtggtgatgaagaggatgacAATCAAGAAGAACCAGAG GAAAAGGCTAAGTCTACCAAAGGCAGGAGGGGAGCAAAAATGGCCAAACTTG TGCCTGCCACGCCCAATAAGAAGCGGGCATGGAGCTGGCCTGCTTACCTGGAGGAGGGGCGAACTATTGCTGCACCTGTGAAACTTTTCAAAGAG CACCAATCGTTTCCTCAAAGCAGGAACAGTTTTAAGGTTGGAATGAAGCTCGAAGGGCTTGATCCATCTCACCCGTCTCTCTTTTGTGTGCTCACTGTTGCAGAG ATCCAAGGTTACAGAGTCAGACTCCACTTCGATGGTTACCCTGAATGCTACGACTTCTGGGCTAATGCTGACTCGTGGGATCTGAAACCAGCCGGGTGGTGTGAGAAGAATGGACACAAGTTATTACTGCCTAAAG GCTGTAAAGAAGGAGAGTTTAACTGGAGTACGTATGTGAAAAACTGCAGAGGCCAACTGGCTCCGAAACATCTTTTTAAGAGCCTCAACACA TCTGTGACTCCATCTGGATTTAGAGCTGGGATGAAACTGGAGGCAGCCGACAGGAAGAACCCCTCGCAGATCTGTGTTGCAACAATCGCTGCTGTTGTCGACAACCGCCTTCTGATTCATTTTGACAGCCTGGATGACACACACGATTATTG GTGTGATGCCAGCAGTCCGTACATACACCCTGTTGGTTTCTGTGAAGAAGCTCAGTTGACTCTAATAACTCCACCCG AACATAAAGATCCCAAGAATTTCTCATGGGAAAAGTACATGGAGGAAGCGGGAGCACAAGCTGCTCCTGCAAGAGCTTTCAAACCG CGACCTCCTCATGGCTTCCAGGTTGGGATGAAAGTGGAAGCCGTTGATAAGAGGAATCCCATGCTCATCCGTGTAGCTACCATAGCGGACACAGAGGACCACCGACTGAAG ATCCACTTTGATGGCTGGAATATGGATTACGACTACTGGGTTGAGACAGATTGCCCAGATCTGCACCCAGTCGGATGGTGTCAGAAAACTGGACACCCATTACAGCACCCCAACA gcACAAGTGATTTATTGCCTGCCCCGGGACAAGGCTGTCCCACCCCAGGATGCAACGGGGTCGGACACATAAGGGGACCTCGCTATGGGACACACTACAC CCAGGTGAGCTGCCCTTACTCTGAGGTGAACCTGAACAAGGAGGGCTTGTTGCCAGATCGTCTCGGTGGAGAGCGACCTCTCGTCCTCAGCGGGCCTCCGGCACGGGGGCGACGTCCCGACCCGCACTCGAACAATCCAACCCAGACCACAGTGGCTCCGGCACAGAGCGAGCCGCTCCTGGATCCTCAGAGCAG GAAACCAGCGCCTGTGGAAGCGGAGCATTCAGAATgcaacaaccagtcagagccactAGGTGGAGCCAACGAGCAAAGCCACAATGGAACGAGGCCTAAAAG aatggCTCCACTGCCCAAGTATCTAAAAATGCACTATGTCAAGGATGAGATTAGTGATGGGAAAT CGTCCCCAGAAACCATCTCACTCCAGCAAGCACTACACGAGTCAGTGTTCCCCCCCGGCATCTCCGCCTCCCCCCCGCACAGAGTGGCTCTTTGCTGGGACAAACACTGCCAGCTGCTGCCCGAGGTCCTGGGACTGACTGCCAAGAGAGTGGCCACTTGGAGCGCTGAGGAG GTGGCCGGTTTTGTCAAAGGACTCCCAGGATGTAAAGAGCATGCTGCTACTTTTAAAACAGAG CAAATAGATGGTGAGGCCTTCCTGCTTCTCACCCAGGCAGACATCGTTAAGATCCTGTCCATCAAGCTGGGACCGGCTTTGAAGATCTACAACTCCATCCTCATGCTGAAGAACGCTGACGAAGAGTGA
- the LOC116716929 gene encoding transmembrane protein 244-like: MAFKGKAVDSKTVLLNLLLCLLIFYSLFYMIGSVCFGAFRLDQFDGLIPFDFKTEPAESNSKYLVNLLSLELTYFCSGILFAAVVKRRVWDYALTVTLLHVMITSLVMLEFPTVWQWWLALVSGLFLMICNGQLIAYFTCQSEQSYATFSYY, encoded by the exons ATGGCATTCAAAGGCAAAGCGGTCGACTCAAAG ACCGTGCTGCTCAATCTGCTGCTGTGCCTGCTCATATTTTACTCCCTTTTCTACATGATCGGGAGTGTGTGCTTCGGTGCTTTCAG GTTGGATCAGTTTGACGGGCTGATTCCATTCGATTTTAAAACTGAACCTGCTGAGTCTAACTCCAAATACCTGG TCAACCTCCTCTCCTTGGAGCTGACCTACTTTTGTAGTGGCATACTGTTTGCTGCAGTGGTGAAGAGGCGGGTTTGGGACTACGCCCTCACTGTCACACTTCTTCATGTCATGATCACCAGCCTGG TGATGTTGGAGTTTCCTACAGTTTGGCAGTGGTGGCTGGCTTTAG TTAGCGGCTTGTTTTTGATGATTTGCAATGGTCAGCTGATTGCTTACTTCACATGTCAGAGTGAGCAGAGCTACGCCACCTTCAGCTACTACTGA